One Nocardia iowensis DNA window includes the following coding sequences:
- a CDS encoding PLP-dependent aminotransferase family protein, with amino-acid sequence MTTQCAPADEATVPDNGSGQFIADLDDRTPAGIAAAVSRQIRSGALTPGSRLPTVREVARELKVSPATVNQAWRALAAAGAIVARGRAGTFVGAPVATRPATAVGRYQRLHPPSYSAFRIDLSGGTPDPELLPDLGAALRDLTKDGASDLAADYLGEAVLPELAAKVRADWPFRAERLAVLDGALDAVDRLLSAHVRLGDAVAVEDPCFPPFLDLLAGLGARPIPVRMDESGLLPDELARAVTEQEATALILQPRGQNPTGVSITARRIRELSDILQDTGTLVIEDDHSAGIAAAPLRSLGSRLPRRTVHIRSYSKSHGADLRLAVAGGPADLLDPVIERRMLGAGWTSRLLQRVLLSMLDDENAVHAVTTARAEYRRRSAELRRALARRGVAVARGDGINLWLPVADENAAMISLAAAGIKAAPGGPFVVGEHPPTDHLRITISPVTDPDLDWLATELAAATTAVPTYRRIRRG; translated from the coding sequence GTGACAACACAGTGCGCACCCGCAGACGAGGCCACCGTCCCCGACAATGGATCGGGCCAGTTCATCGCGGACTTGGATGACCGGACACCCGCCGGTATCGCCGCAGCGGTCAGTCGGCAGATTCGTTCGGGGGCGTTGACGCCCGGCTCCCGGCTGCCGACCGTCCGCGAGGTCGCCCGTGAGTTGAAGGTCTCGCCCGCGACGGTGAACCAGGCGTGGCGGGCGCTCGCCGCGGCCGGGGCGATCGTGGCGCGCGGGCGGGCGGGCACCTTCGTCGGCGCACCCGTCGCCACCAGGCCCGCCACCGCCGTCGGACGCTATCAGCGGCTGCATCCGCCGTCCTACAGCGCCTTTCGCATCGACCTGTCCGGTGGCACACCCGATCCCGAGCTGCTGCCCGACCTCGGTGCCGCGCTGCGCGACCTCACCAAGGATGGGGCGAGCGACCTCGCCGCCGACTACCTCGGCGAGGCGGTGCTGCCGGAACTGGCCGCTAAAGTCCGGGCCGACTGGCCGTTTCGCGCCGAACGGCTCGCCGTACTCGACGGTGCGCTGGACGCCGTCGACCGACTACTCTCCGCGCACGTTCGGCTCGGCGACGCCGTGGCGGTCGAAGATCCCTGTTTCCCACCGTTTCTCGATCTGCTCGCCGGCCTCGGTGCCCGGCCCATCCCGGTCCGGATGGACGAATCCGGCTTACTGCCGGACGAACTCGCCCGCGCCGTCACCGAACAGGAGGCCACCGCGCTCATCCTGCAACCGCGCGGCCAGAATCCCACCGGCGTCTCCATCACCGCGCGGCGCATCCGCGAACTGTCCGACATCCTCCAGGACACCGGCACCCTCGTCATCGAGGACGACCACTCCGCCGGAATCGCCGCCGCCCCACTGCGTTCCCTCGGCAGCAGGCTGCCCCGGCGCACCGTGCACATCCGCTCCTACTCCAAATCGCACGGCGCCGACCTGCGCCTCGCCGTTGCGGGCGGCCCGGCCGACCTGCTCGATCCCGTCATCGAACGCCGCATGCTCGGCGCGGGCTGGACCAGCAGGCTGCTGCAGCGCGTCCTGTTGAGCATGCTCGACGACGAGAACGCGGTGCACGCCGTCACCACCGCACGCGCCGAATACCGCAGGCGCTCGGCCGAACTCCGGCGCGCACTGGCCCGGCGCGGTGTCGCCGTCGCGCGCGGCGACGGCATCAACCTGTGGCTGCCGGTCGCCGACGAGAACGCCGCGATGATCTCGCTGGCCGCGGCGGGCATCAAGGCCGCTCCCGGCGGCCCCTTCGTCGTCGGCGAGCACCCGCCCACCGATCACCTCCGCATCACCATCTCCCCCGTCACCGATCCCGACCTCGACTGGCTCGCCACCGAACTCGCCGCCGCGACTACCGCCGTCCCCACCTACCGCCGGATCCGCCGCGGCTGA
- a CDS encoding peptidylprolyl isomerase codes for MSSEVQGRQFDNSKRGWRLGVPRGVLRAVGVAAVAAALAAFATGGVSANSWSVRAQAPAQCNAPAGAPASRTDYPAPAQVTQPGATYTATLETTCGAIQIALEPKAPQTVNSFAFLSGERYFDHTKCHRITTDGIFVLQCGDPTATGMGGPGYQIPDENLAGATYPAGTVAMANAGPNTNGSQFFLVYKDSPLPPSYTPFGRIAAGMDVLESIAAAGTQDGSPDGAPRNDVVINSATTVQN; via the coding sequence GTGAGCAGCGAAGTGCAGGGGCGGCAGTTCGACAACAGCAAGCGAGGGTGGCGGCTCGGGGTGCCGCGAGGAGTCCTACGGGCGGTCGGCGTGGCGGCGGTTGCCGCGGCGCTGGCGGCGTTCGCGACCGGTGGTGTTTCGGCCAATTCGTGGAGTGTGCGCGCACAGGCGCCCGCGCAGTGCAACGCACCGGCGGGCGCACCGGCCTCCCGCACCGACTATCCGGCACCTGCCCAGGTGACCCAGCCCGGTGCCACGTACACCGCCACACTCGAAACCACCTGTGGGGCAATCCAAATCGCCCTCGAACCGAAGGCGCCGCAGACGGTCAACTCGTTCGCCTTCTTGTCCGGCGAGCGCTACTTCGACCACACCAAGTGCCACCGGATCACCACCGACGGCATCTTCGTCCTGCAATGCGGTGACCCCACCGCCACCGGCATGGGCGGTCCCGGCTACCAGATCCCGGACGAGAACCTGGCCGGCGCCACCTACCCGGCGGGCACCGTCGCGATGGCGAACGCTGGCCCGAACACCAACGGCAGCCAGTTCTTCCTCGTCTACAAGGACAGCCCGCTGCCCCCGAGCTACACCCCGTTCGGCCGCATCGCGGCGGGCATGGACGTCCTCGAGTCCATCGCCGCCGCGGGCACGCAGGACGGCAGCCCCGACGGCGCTCCCCGAAACGACGTAGTCATCAACTCGGCAACCACCGTCCAGAACTAA